One Sphingobacteruim zhuxiongii DNA window includes the following coding sequences:
- the ruvX gene encoding Holliday junction resolvase RuvX — protein MRLMAFDYGTKRIGIAVSDSLQIIATALETVHPEEIWNFLQNYLQQEQVETFVVGKPMRLDGSPSQSAQHVVGFMRKLKKTYPSIPVVEVDERFTSKIASQAIAKSGLKKNKRQDKSLVDTISATLILQTYMESKAF, from the coding sequence GGCATTGCCGTATCGGATTCCTTGCAAATTATTGCCACAGCACTGGAAACGGTGCATCCTGAAGAAATCTGGAACTTCCTCCAAAATTATTTACAGCAAGAGCAGGTGGAGACATTTGTCGTAGGTAAACCTATGCGGCTAGATGGCAGCCCATCGCAGTCTGCGCAGCATGTTGTTGGCTTTATGCGTAAGTTAAAGAAAACCTACCCAAGCATACCAGTCGTTGAGGTAGACGAACGATTTACATCAAAAATCGCATCTCAGGCGATCGCGAAATCAGGATTGAAAAAAAATAAACGTCAAGATAAGAGTTTGGTTGATACCATATCAGCCACGCTAATTCTACAAACATATATGGAAAGTAAAGCATTTTAA